Proteins encoded within one genomic window of Plasmodium cynomolgi strain B DNA, chromosome 11, whole genome shotgun sequence:
- a CDS encoding hypothetical protein (putative): protein KTPSVLCEFNVDAEKKIYFHNLFNFNLIDVLTIFKLLLQLRKVTLYKHNDNISFAVREIKKGDNSYKSTIRTYLLFLKKYLLRNEHGEDALLDHLKKDIAVMSLVSTNKSFIKIEKSKIAVDPFYVKYYYKYHLNKLLCLSEELFLSGGKPIKEGNLIHLSQMETCTGRGEERGQGEFSSQENIPIWSRQTIPNEADNKHSIKTNPVTRLKKDGINIKVINVYLNGKFSVALPLVLTYNINKDIFYLNDLFYLDGSKYDVGSILTRREIYFNNLSFFQWKNFSYLNNENIILNSDNLHFDLNYILLFYHLYFNEGEKLCIRRHINPTFYFYPPVGSKKGANPKRVERIVYRADKKVLNFVF from the exons AAGACGCCAAGTGTATTATGCGAGTTTAACGTAGACGCAGAAAAGAAGATATATTTTCACAACTTATTTAACTTCAATTTGATAGACGTACTAACCATTTTTAAGCTGCTACTGCAGCTGAGGAAAGTAACATTATACAAACATAATGACAACATATCATTTGCGGtgagggaaataaaaaagggagacaaCTCTTATAAAAGCACAATTCGCACTTATctgctatttttaaaaaaatatttattgagAAATGAGCATGGAGAAGACGCGCTTTTAGA CCACCTGAAGAAAGACATAGCAGTAATGAGCCTTGTATCGACGAACAAatcattcataaaaattgagaaaagcaaaatagcAGTTGATCCTTTTTACGTAAAATATTACTATAAATATCATTTGAATAAGCTGCTCTGCTTATCCGAAGAGTTGTTTCTCTCGGGGGGTAAACCTATCAAGGAGGGGAACTTAATACATCTTTCACAAATGGAAACGTGTACTGGCAGAGGTGAGGAACGGGGTCAAGGTGAGTTTTCTTCCCAGGAGAATATCCCCATTTGGAGTCGTCAGACTATCCCAAATGAAGCAGATAATAAACATAGTATAAAAACGAACCCAGTAACACGTTTGAAAAAGGACGGCATAAACATTAAGGTGATCAACGTGTACCTGAATGGGAAATTCTCCGTCGCGTTACCACTCGTCTTAACGTACAACATaaataaagatattttttacttaaatgATTTGTTCTACCTCGATGGAAGCAAGTACGATGTGGGAAGCATACTCACCCGAAGAgagatttattttaataatttatccttttttcaGTGGAAAAATTTCAGCTACCTGaacaatgaaaatattatcctAAATAGTGACAACCTTCATTTCGACTTAAATTATATTCTTCTGTTTTACCACTTATATTTCAATGAGGGTGAAAAATTGTGCATCCGTCGGCATATAAATCctaccttttatttttaccccccCGTAGGTAGTAAGAAAGGGGCGAATCCAAAAAGG